A stretch of Pseudomonadota bacterium DNA encodes these proteins:
- a CDS encoding sigma D regulator yields MLAQTKKHAIPRPQTRSLITKILEERKDVLVLLCKVSGLAPFPANKPLVALMTEFCELLVDYIAAAHFGLYQRLSEGQERRQAVVDLAMEIYPGIDRTTQIALAFNDKYGGVTLSGDLTALHRDLSHLGEILASRIDLEDRLITAMLGESIGPDRSAA; encoded by the coding sequence ATGCTAGCGCAAACGAAGAAACATGCCATTCCCCGTCCCCAGACTCGCTCGCTTATTACTAAGATTCTAGAGGAACGCAAGGACGTGTTGGTCCTACTCTGCAAGGTCTCGGGCTTGGCGCCCTTTCCAGCGAATAAACCGCTGGTGGCCTTAATGACCGAGTTTTGTGAGCTCCTGGTCGATTACATCGCGGCGGCGCATTTCGGTCTTTATCAGCGTCTTTCCGAAGGCCAGGAACGGCGGCAGGCGGTGGTTGATCTGGCGATGGAGATCTACCCGGGCATTGACCGCACCACCCAGATTGCACTTGCGTTCAATGACAAGTACGGGGGGGTGACGCTTTCCGGCGATCTCACCGCCTTGCACCGGGATCTCTCGCATCTCGGCGAAATCCTCGCCAGCCGGATCGATCTCGAGGACCGCTTGATCACCGCGATGCTGGGCGAGTCCATCGGGCCCGACCGATCGGCCGCCTAG
- a CDS encoding serine/threonine protein kinase → MEITGYTIQQKIGSGGMATAYLARQDSLGRLVVLKVLHTDRRKNPQDFERFINEARIVASLNHPHVVTIYDIGACDDAAYMSMEFVEGGDLRKRMHAVMTPFDALDILIAVGSGLSVAHKKGIVHRDVKPANILFRKDGTPLLSDFGIAKQLTTDLDLTQTGIFLGSPNYMAPEQAEPGSIDGRADIYALGVILYEMLMGVKPYQSASVLDVIMQHKRAPIPILPSGLDQFQPLINLMLAKNRKDRFRDADSLLHYVRHMMQSGIIKTSTQARLAPDVDVSGEHTLSLDKARIIELPAQTSSRRSVHALGALLALSLAGYAGLFYAHARIDRDAGPRSDPALQSHAVDVDRKLLGDTSAAGPVATSAGVDPGSGEVVKALAWLAKKSLDDYRLTHPPQDNAYYYYSRLLEIDPGNVPARKGLLAIGERFAFLAERELANNNYDRAKGYVAIGLQFAPENDTLLALKSLAQRPHGGLADTLAKLFR, encoded by the coding sequence ATGGAGATCACGGGGTACACGATCCAACAGAAAATAGGCTCGGGCGGCATGGCAACCGCCTATTTGGCACGCCAGGACTCGTTGGGCCGATTGGTCGTCTTGAAGGTGCTGCATACCGATAGGCGCAAGAACCCGCAGGATTTCGAGCGCTTTATCAACGAAGCGCGCATCGTTGCCTCGCTCAATCACCCGCATGTCGTTACGATTTACGACATCGGCGCCTGCGATGATGCCGCTTATATGTCGATGGAGTTCGTCGAGGGCGGTGACCTGCGCAAACGCATGCACGCGGTCATGACCCCCTTTGACGCCCTCGACATCTTGATTGCGGTCGGTAGCGGGCTCAGCGTTGCGCATAAGAAAGGTATCGTCCATCGCGACGTGAAACCGGCGAATATCCTATTCCGAAAGGACGGGACGCCTTTGCTGAGTGACTTTGGCATCGCGAAACAACTTACGACCGACCTCGACCTGACGCAAACCGGTATCTTCCTCGGAAGCCCGAACTACATGGCTCCGGAACAAGCCGAGCCTGGCTCCATCGATGGCCGCGCCGACATCTATGCCCTGGGCGTGATCCTGTATGAAATGCTGATGGGCGTGAAACCATACCAATCCGCCTCCGTGCTAGATGTGATCATGCAACATAAGCGGGCGCCGATCCCGATTTTGCCTTCCGGTCTAGATCAATTCCAGCCCCTCATCAACCTCATGCTGGCGAAGAACCGCAAGGATCGGTTTCGGGACGCGGACAGTCTGCTGCATTATGTGCGGCACATGATGCAGAGCGGAATCATCAAGACATCGACCCAGGCGAGGCTCGCCCCCGATGTCGATGTCTCCGGCGAGCATACGCTGTCCCTCGACAAGGCCCGAATCATCGAGCTACCGGCGCAGACCTCCTCCCGGCGTTCGGTCCACGCGCTGGGGGCGCTGCTGGCCCTGTCTCTTGCAGGGTACGCGGGTCTTTTTTACGCCCACGCCCGCATCGACCGTGATGCGGGTCCGCGCAGCGATCCAGCGCTACAGAGCCACGCGGTCGATGTTGATCGGAAGCTTCTGGGAGACACAAGCGCCGCGGGTCCCGTAGCAACGAGCGCCGGTGTCGATCCCGGCAGCGGGGAAGTGGTTAAGGCGCTCGCATGGCTCGCGAAAAAAAGCCTGGACGATTACCGCCTTACCCACCCTCCCCAAGACAACGCTTATTATTACTACTCGCGCTTGCTCGAGATCGACCCCGGCAACGTGCCGGCGCGCAAGGGATTATTGGCGATCGGAGAACGCTTCGCGTTTCTCGCCGAGCGCGAGCTGGCCAACAACAACTACGACCGGGCCAAAGGATACGTTGCGATTGGATTGCAATTCGCTCCAGAAAACGACACGCTGCTGGCGCTTAAATCGTTGGCGCAACGCCCGCACGGAGGCTTGGCCGATACGCTGGCCAAGCTCTTCCGCTGA